A single region of the Granulicella aggregans genome encodes:
- a CDS encoding sensor histidine kinase has protein sequence MPYQSTTRGSTVAIWVPALLSIAVFIADTRTPRGVVLCTAYIPLIYFGLQFSRARMVFLYAAIASIMTLAGAFLKHPSAVTLWMLLTNRIVNVAVIWWTAEQLFQHRVVREVLAQQELMALRQDAAGKASLLATIVDSSDEAIISKSLDGTIKSWNRGAERIFGYREDEVVGRPISMLIPTELLQQEAQILDAMVHGRAIEHFETVRLHKNGSRIEVSITVSPIRDLQGRVIGASKNLREVGSRKGTEAMLAAVVNNAIDGLLTLDEACNIETFNRSCQEMFGYAESEVVGRNINMLLPERYYSEHAGYFADAHRSAESRNGASRAEVNGRRKDGSVFPADLSVSAFQLAGNRHFSAIIRDITEKKRAEEEAANYTRALVRSNQALDEFAYAASHDLKAPLRVIDNASKWLEEDLEEHLTGEIRENMQMLRGRVKRMDRLLNDLLAYSRIGRKTDADFFEIVSGDALMKDVLSMVTSPAGFEITVDPAFAGLSLCRMPLQQILMNLVSNAIKHHDRKTGRIDVIVDPGEKMHTFEVRDDGPGIDPRFQARIFDMFQTLKPRDQVEGSGMGLAMVRKNVEVFGGTVAVESDGRGSIFRFTWPAQQPDIERAVVASTAGAPA, from the coding sequence ATGCCTTATCAATCGACGACGAGAGGTTCAACGGTTGCGATCTGGGTGCCCGCGCTGCTCTCCATCGCCGTTTTCATAGCGGACACCCGCACACCTCGCGGCGTTGTCCTCTGCACCGCGTACATCCCTTTGATCTACTTTGGCTTGCAGTTCTCCCGGGCCCGGATGGTCTTCCTCTACGCCGCGATCGCAAGCATCATGACTTTGGCAGGCGCCTTCCTGAAGCATCCGAGTGCCGTCACCCTCTGGATGCTTCTCACCAACCGCATCGTCAACGTCGCCGTCATCTGGTGGACCGCTGAACAGCTCTTTCAGCATCGAGTAGTTCGGGAAGTGCTCGCACAGCAGGAACTTATGGCTCTTCGTCAGGACGCCGCGGGAAAAGCCTCCCTGCTCGCCACGATCGTCGACTCCTCCGACGAAGCCATCATCTCAAAGTCCCTGGACGGCACCATCAAGAGCTGGAACCGTGGGGCCGAGCGAATCTTCGGATATCGAGAGGACGAAGTCGTCGGAAGGCCCATCTCCATGCTCATCCCAACCGAACTTCTTCAGCAGGAGGCCCAGATACTCGATGCCATGGTGCATGGCCGGGCAATCGAGCACTTCGAGACGGTCCGCCTCCACAAGAACGGCAGCAGGATCGAGGTTTCGATCACCGTCTCCCCTATCCGGGATCTGCAGGGAAGAGTCATCGGAGCGTCAAAGAACCTGCGCGAGGTCGGCAGTCGCAAAGGGACGGAGGCGATGCTGGCCGCCGTCGTCAACAATGCGATCGATGGCCTGCTTACGCTTGACGAAGCTTGCAATATCGAAACCTTCAACCGGTCCTGCCAGGAGATGTTTGGCTACGCTGAATCTGAGGTCGTCGGCAGGAACATTAATATGCTGCTGCCGGAGCGATACTACAGCGAACATGCAGGTTACTTCGCTGACGCTCATCGCAGCGCAGAATCGCGAAATGGCGCTTCAAGAGCCGAGGTCAACGGAAGGCGAAAGGACGGCAGCGTCTTCCCGGCGGATCTCTCCGTCAGTGCCTTTCAGCTGGCCGGCAACCGCCACTTCTCCGCGATTATTCGAGATATCACCGAGAAGAAACGGGCTGAAGAGGAAGCTGCGAACTACACCAGGGCCTTGGTCCGCAGCAACCAGGCGCTGGACGAGTTCGCCTACGCTGCATCGCACGACCTCAAAGCTCCTCTGCGCGTCATCGATAATGCCTCCAAGTGGCTCGAAGAAGACCTGGAAGAGCATCTGACCGGCGAGATCCGCGAAAACATGCAGATGCTCCGCGGCCGGGTCAAGCGCATGGACAGGCTGCTCAACGACCTCCTCGCCTACTCCCGGATCGGTCGCAAGACCGACGCCGACTTCTTCGAAATCGTCTCCGGGGACGCGCTCATGAAGGATGTGCTCTCCATGGTCACATCTCCTGCAGGTTTTGAGATCACCGTAGACCCCGCCTTCGCCGGTCTCTCTCTGTGCCGCATGCCGCTCCAGCAGATTCTGATGAACCTCGTCAGCAATGCCATCAAGCATCACGACAGAAAGACCGGAAGGATCGATGTCATCGTCGACCCCGGCGAAAAGATGCACACCTTCGAGGTCAGGGACGATGGCCCAGGCATCGATCCCCGCTTTCAGGCCCGTATCTTCGACATGTTTCAGACCCTGAAGCCGCGCGACCAGGTAGAAGGCAGCGGCATGGGCCTCGCCATGGTGCGCAAGAACGTCGAGGTCTTCGGCGGCACCGTTGCCGTCGAGTCTGACGGTCGCGGCAGCATCTTCCGTTTCACCTGGCCTGCCCAGCAGCCCGATATCGAGCGGGCCGTCGTCGCTAGCACCGCAGGAGCGCCCGCATGA
- a CDS encoding response regulator: MTYSAEAENRPINILLVDDDDGDARAVQRAFAKARIVNPFSRAIDGIEALELLRGENGKEKVKFPLIMLVDLNMPRMNGIELVATLRADPALHNTVVFVLTTSYRDEDRNAAYGLNVAGYIVKEKAGEDFLRLFNLVDSYWKIVELP; the protein is encoded by the coding sequence ATGACATACTCTGCCGAAGCTGAGAACAGGCCCATCAACATCCTCCTCGTCGATGATGACGATGGAGACGCCCGCGCCGTGCAACGCGCCTTCGCCAAGGCCCGCATCGTCAACCCCTTCAGCCGTGCCATCGATGGCATCGAAGCCCTGGAGCTGCTCCGCGGAGAGAACGGCAAGGAAAAGGTGAAGTTCCCTCTGATCATGCTGGTCGACCTCAACATGCCCCGCATGAACGGCATTGAACTCGTGGCGACCCTGCGCGCCGACCCCGCCCTTCACAATACCGTCGTCTTCGTCCTCACCACCTCCTACCGCGATGAAGACAGGAACGCAGCCTACGGTCTCAACGTCGCCGGCTACATCGTCAAGGAAAAAGCCGGCGAAGACTTCCTCCGTCTCTTCAACCTCGTAGACAGTTACTGGAAGATCGTCGAACTGCCTTAG
- a CDS encoding hybrid sensor histidine kinase/response regulator, whose product MKTPLKILLVDDDLGDARQIARAIRQSKLEAECTHVIDADEAFAKCSEVSFDCAIVDYQLPGQDGLQALLSFGERCPNMPLVMSTGHGDELVATEAMKRGAADYIRKGDITPSSIRRVIENAVEKVQLRRKLAEQQKELERFADILVHDLRAPSSSIQTFLMYIQEDLAEGKMEMIPQYCDWALKASARMDTLISTLYQYTRLEGEVTFNSVSIQTALEGALANLHNVIRNKKAVVTNGDLPAVTGSASLLEQLLQNLVGNGIKYCKRDVPEIHVDAVRQENGLWLFSVKDNGIGIPAEDRQRIFESFTRLHGVGEFEGTGLGLATCSKIVNRHGGTIYCDSVEGEGTTFYFTLPP is encoded by the coding sequence ATGAAAACGCCCCTCAAAATTCTGCTGGTAGACGACGACCTCGGCGACGCCCGGCAGATCGCGCGGGCCATTCGCCAGTCCAAGCTGGAAGCGGAGTGTACCCATGTCATCGACGCGGACGAGGCGTTTGCGAAGTGCAGCGAGGTCTCCTTCGACTGCGCTATCGTCGACTACCAACTCCCCGGCCAGGACGGCCTCCAGGCACTTCTCTCTTTCGGCGAGCGCTGCCCTAACATGCCCCTCGTCATGTCCACCGGCCACGGCGACGAGCTCGTCGCGACCGAGGCCATGAAGCGCGGCGCGGCAGACTACATCCGCAAAGGCGACATCACCCCGTCCTCCATCCGCAGGGTCATTGAGAACGCCGTCGAAAAAGTCCAGCTCCGGCGCAAGCTCGCCGAACAGCAGAAGGAACTCGAACGCTTCGCCGACATCCTCGTCCACGACCTCCGTGCCCCATCGAGCTCCATCCAGACCTTCCTGATGTACATCCAGGAAGATCTTGCAGAAGGAAAGATGGAGATGATCCCGCAATACTGCGACTGGGCGTTGAAGGCATCCGCCCGGATGGACACGCTCATCTCCACCCTCTACCAGTACACCCGCCTCGAAGGCGAAGTCACCTTCAACTCCGTATCTATCCAGACCGCCCTCGAAGGTGCACTGGCCAACCTCCACAACGTCATCCGCAATAAGAAAGCCGTAGTCACAAACGGAGATCTCCCCGCCGTCACGGGCAGCGCCTCGCTCCTGGAACAACTCCTCCAGAATCTCGTCGGCAACGGCATCAAGTACTGCAAGCGCGATGTCCCCGAGATTCACGTAGACGCGGTTCGCCAGGAGAATGGCCTCTGGCTCTTCTCGGTCAAGGACAACGGAATCGGCATCCCCGCCGAAGATCGCCAACGCATCTTCGAGTCTTTCACCCGCCTGCACGGAGTAGGGGAGTTCGAAGGCACCGGCCTCGGCCTCGCCACCTGCAGCAAGATCGTGAACCGCCACGGCG